In Micromonospora sp. WMMA1363, a genomic segment contains:
- the secD gene encoding protein translocase subunit SecD gives MAPPQGQMRPGRQLAVLGFIFVVLYLLVFFGGGASGSWKDRLEPKLGLDLVGGTRLTLEATNTVDGQAPTAENLEEARQIIESRVNAFGVAEAEVVTEGDRNIVISLPGENRDLTEVGSAAELRFRKVLKVADGSGAAAAPAPSPTDSGSASPTPSGSASPTPSGSASPAPSSSVQVTSSPSAGGQGGGAPAPSASATPSASPSAVAVSPSAAAVSPSAAAPSPSGSAQPAPATVEEQRKAVEQKVGAAAWAAANGLQAPVDLATDPSLAETLKPFASLTAREIAVLPAQIQFNVPQITCGQLDARPPASISAADQQVVACEYGSVKYLLDEAKVLGTDVSDADAVLDQTSQWVVSLDFTGTGQEKWTNLTREAFNNEGQACEAGALGDSGKCRVAVVLDNEVVSSPEIQGVLTGNSQITGNFTQRDASELAGTLRYGALPVTFEPQAQQNVTATLGASHLRAGLLAAGIGMLLVIIYSFFYYRLLGSVIFLSLVLSALLVFGALVVLGRQIGFTLTLAGIAGMIVSLGVAADSFVIYFERLKDEIREGRTPRSAVPRAWIRARRTIISANAITLMSAVVLYIVSVGAVKGFAFALGLATVLDLVVVFLFRHPIMTMFARTRAFLSPRVSGLGRALPARNQPAAPRNQRAKEA, from the coding sequence GTGGCACCACCTCAGGGACAGATGCGCCCCGGACGGCAACTGGCCGTGCTCGGGTTCATCTTCGTGGTCCTCTACCTTCTGGTGTTCTTCGGAGGCGGCGCCAGCGGCAGCTGGAAGGACCGGCTCGAGCCCAAACTCGGTCTCGACCTCGTCGGCGGCACCCGGCTGACGCTGGAGGCGACCAACACGGTCGACGGCCAGGCCCCGACCGCGGAAAACCTTGAGGAGGCCCGGCAGATCATCGAGAGCCGGGTCAACGCGTTCGGTGTCGCAGAGGCCGAGGTGGTCACCGAGGGTGACCGGAACATCGTGATCTCCCTGCCGGGTGAGAACCGGGATCTGACCGAGGTCGGCAGCGCGGCCGAGCTGCGCTTCCGCAAGGTGCTCAAGGTGGCCGACGGTAGCGGCGCTGCAGCGGCCCCGGCCCCCAGCCCGACCGACTCCGGCAGCGCGTCGCCCACTCCCTCGGGTAGCGCGTCGCCCACTCCCTCGGGTAGCGCCTCCCCCGCACCGTCGTCCAGCGTGCAGGTGACCTCGTCGCCGAGCGCGGGTGGCCAGGGTGGCGGTGCTCCGGCGCCGAGCGCGAGCGCCACCCCGTCGGCGTCCCCGAGCGCCGTGGCGGTTTCGCCGAGCGCCGCGGCGGTTTCGCCGAGCGCCGCGGCGCCGTCGCCGAGCGGCAGTGCCCAGCCGGCCCCGGCGACCGTCGAGGAACAGCGCAAGGCGGTCGAGCAGAAGGTCGGCGCCGCGGCCTGGGCGGCCGCGAACGGGCTTCAGGCCCCGGTGGACCTGGCCACCGACCCGTCGCTGGCCGAGACACTCAAGCCGTTCGCGTCGCTGACCGCGCGCGAGATCGCGGTGCTGCCGGCGCAGATCCAGTTCAACGTCCCGCAGATCACCTGCGGCCAGCTCGACGCCCGCCCGCCGGCGTCCATCTCCGCGGCTGACCAGCAGGTCGTCGCCTGCGAGTACGGCAGCGTCAAGTATCTGCTCGACGAGGCCAAGGTGCTGGGCACCGACGTCAGCGACGCCGACGCGGTGCTCGACCAGACCAGCCAGTGGGTGGTCAGCCTGGACTTCACCGGCACGGGCCAGGAGAAATGGACCAACCTGACCCGCGAGGCGTTCAACAACGAGGGGCAGGCGTGCGAGGCCGGCGCGCTCGGTGACTCCGGCAAGTGCCGGGTCGCCGTCGTGCTGGACAACGAGGTGGTCTCCTCGCCGGAGATCCAGGGCGTGCTGACCGGCAACTCGCAGATCACCGGCAACTTCACGCAGCGGGACGCCAGCGAACTCGCCGGAACGCTGCGCTACGGCGCGCTGCCGGTGACCTTCGAGCCGCAGGCGCAGCAGAACGTCACCGCCACCCTGGGTGCCAGCCACCTGCGGGCCGGTCTGCTCGCGGCCGGCATCGGCATGCTGCTGGTCATCATCTACTCGTTCTTCTACTACCGCCTGCTCGGCTCGGTCATCTTCCTGAGCCTGGTGCTGTCGGCGCTGCTGGTGTTCGGGGCGCTGGTGGTGCTCGGCCGGCAGATCGGGTTCACCCTCACCCTCGCCGGGATCGCGGGCATGATCGTTTCGCTCGGTGTGGCGGCGGACTCGTTCGTCATCTACTTCGAACGGCTCAAGGACGAGATCCGGGAGGGGCGCACCCCGCGCAGCGCGGTACCGCGGGCGTGGATCCGGGCCCGCCGGACCATCATCTCGGCCAACGCCATCACGCTGATGTCCGCCGTGGTGCTCTACATCGTCTCGGTCGGCGCGGTGAAGGGCTTCGCCTTCGCGTTGGGCCTCGCCACGGTGCTGGACCTGGTGGTGGTCTTCCTCTTCCGACACCCGATCATGACGATGTTCGCCCGGACCCGGGCGTTCCTGTCCCCGCGGGTCAGTGGTCTCGGCCGGGCGCTCCCAGCCCGGAACCAGCCGGCCGCGCCCCGCAACCAGCGCGCCAAGGAGGCCTGA
- the secF gene encoding protein translocase subunit SecF — MAGSGLASRLYRGEAGLNIVGRRKVWFTVAAVLILISVLSFALRGFSLGIEFAGGNSIQVPASVGTLEQAEERVGVALAAEGDGAVVVTAQKVGGTGGDFYEMRTTQLSAEQANAVKAEVAREFGIPVTDISGEQVSRAWGSQVTERALLGLVIFLAVVMVYLILRFEWRMAVGAVASLLMNLILTAGIYSLVGFEVTPSTVIGFLTILGFALYDVVVVFDKVHENTRGITANNNQTYGEAANLAINQSLMRSLNTSIVALLPVGGLLFIGAGLFGAGTLKDLGLVLFVGMAVAFFSSITLATPLLVLLKNQEPRIQAHNKRVLARRAAIERGEATPKGAQRPAESTSEPIEPDAALAGAAPKVGARPAGKRPSGGRGGRPSGGGNRPGGKRR, encoded by the coding sequence ATGGCTGGTAGTGGTCTCGCGAGCCGCCTCTACCGTGGTGAGGCCGGTCTCAACATCGTCGGCCGCCGCAAGGTGTGGTTCACCGTCGCCGCGGTGCTGATCCTGATCTCGGTGCTGAGCTTCGCGCTGCGCGGTTTCAGCCTCGGGATCGAGTTCGCCGGCGGCAACTCGATCCAGGTCCCGGCCAGCGTCGGCACCCTGGAGCAGGCCGAGGAGAGGGTCGGTGTGGCCCTCGCCGCCGAGGGTGACGGCGCCGTGGTGGTGACCGCGCAGAAGGTCGGCGGCACCGGTGGCGACTTCTACGAGATGCGCACGACGCAGCTCAGCGCGGAGCAGGCCAACGCGGTCAAGGCGGAAGTGGCTCGGGAGTTCGGTATCCCGGTCACCGACATCAGCGGCGAACAGGTCAGCCGGGCGTGGGGCAGCCAGGTCACCGAGCGCGCCCTGCTCGGTCTGGTGATCTTCCTCGCGGTGGTGATGGTCTACCTGATCCTGCGCTTCGAGTGGCGGATGGCGGTCGGCGCCGTCGCCTCCCTGCTGATGAACCTGATCCTCACCGCCGGCATCTACTCGTTGGTCGGCTTCGAGGTCACCCCGTCGACCGTGATCGGCTTCCTCACCATTCTGGGCTTCGCGCTCTACGACGTGGTGGTGGTCTTCGACAAGGTCCACGAGAACACCCGCGGCATCACCGCGAACAACAACCAGACGTACGGCGAGGCGGCCAACCTGGCGATCAACCAGAGCCTGATGCGGTCGCTGAACACGTCGATCGTGGCCCTGCTGCCGGTCGGCGGCCTGCTGTTCATCGGGGCCGGCCTGTTCGGCGCGGGCACCCTGAAGGACCTGGGTCTGGTGTTGTTCGTCGGTATGGCGGTGGCGTTCTTCTCCTCGATCACCCTGGCTACCCCGCTGCTCGTGCTGCTCAAGAACCAGGAGCCGCGGATCCAGGCACACAACAAGCGAGTCCTGGCCCGCCGGGCCGCGATCGAGCGCGGCGAGGCGACGCCGAAGGGCGCCCAGCGGCCCGCGGAGAGCACCAGCGAGCCGATCGAACCGGACGCCGCGCTGGCCGGCGCGGCGCCGAAGGTCGGTGCCCGGCCGGCCGGCAAACGGCCGTCCGGAG